From Lutra lutra chromosome 14, mLutLut1.2, whole genome shotgun sequence, a single genomic window includes:
- the C14H10orf143 gene encoding uncharacterized protein C10orf143 homolog isoform X1, giving the protein MPRFTSRPQGASGGRRAGALAQDLQRGARAGLARVPGPGRAFAGGRAVRSGTQTAEAPPRSAAWRRLAAGGFGSCERPAAAGPPPFPPAVLTLARRLRRLPELRLGQERTRRPRTRGLATAPSRGPALRRPAFLPAGRSPVIRRRRRPLPEARLAQVLVDRRVRRRALRGGCRLRARLPEDESAAAGGEASPAPLHSPAAGRESPARSHPPEARWQPHGRSRPEVRSAPRDYSSQRPAPSPKRIGSLRHPSATSRRKMAADGAERPITRARRRALRRPIRRL; this is encoded by the coding sequence ATGCCCCGCTTCACCTCCCGTCCACAGGGAGCGAGCGGAGGCAGACGAGCCGGCGCGCTCGCCCAGGACCTGCAGCGAGGAGCCCGGGCGGGTCTCGCTCGGGTCCCAGGGCCGGGCCGAGCCTTCGCCGGCGGCAGGGCGGTTCGCTCGGGGACTCAAACGGCAGAAGCACCGCCGAGGTCCGCGGCCTGGAGGCGCTTGGCCGCGGGTGGGTTCGGAAGCTGCGAGCGACCGGCCGCCGCGGGGCCGCCCCCTTTCCCGCCGGCCGTCCTCACGCTGGCGCGACGGCTGCGGCGGCTCCCGGAGCTGAGGCTCGGGCAGGAGAGGACGCGGCGCCCACGCACCCGGGGCCTGGCCACCGCGCCGTCCCGGGGCCCCGCCCTCCGCAGACCAGCCTTCCTCCCCGCTGGCCGCAGCCCGGTgatccgccgccgccgccggccacTGCCGGAGGCTCGGCTCGCGCAGGTGTTGGTTGACAGGAGGGTCAGGCGGCGCGCTCTGCGCGGGGGCTGCCGGCTCCGGGCCAGGCTCCCGGAGGACGAGAGCGCCGCGGCGGGCGGCgaggcctcccctgcccccctgcacAGCCCTGCAGCCGGCCGAGAAAGCCCCGCGCGGTCGCACCCGCCGGAGGCCCGGTGGCAGCCCCACGGACGCAGCCGCCCGGAAGTGAGGTCAGCTCCCCGGGACTACAGCTCCCAGAGACCCGCGCCCTCGCCCAAGCGGATTGGCTCGCTGCGCCATCCATCAGCCACCAGCCGCAGAAAGATGGCTGCCGACGGCGCTGAGCGACCAATCACGAGAGCGAGGAGGCGGGCGCTCCGCCGGCCGATTCGCCGCCTGTAG